From the genome of Gorilla gorilla gorilla isolate KB3781 chromosome 4, NHGRI_mGorGor1-v2.1_pri, whole genome shotgun sequence, one region includes:
- the IRF1 gene encoding interferon regulatory factor 1 translates to MPITRMRMRPWLEMQINSNQIPGLIWINKEEMIFQIPWKHAAKHGWDINKDACLFRSWAIHTGRYKAGEKEPDPKTWKANFRCAMNSLPDIEEVKDQSRNKGSSAVRVYRMLPPLTKNQRKERKSKSSRDAKSKAKRKSCGDSSPDTFSDGLSSSTLPDDHSSYTVPGYMQDLEVERALTPALSPCAVSSTLPDWHIPVEVVPDSTSDLYNFQVSPMPSTSEATTDEDEEGKLPEDIMKLLEQSEWQPTNVDGKGYLLNEPGVQPTSVYGDFSCKEEPEIDSPGGDIGLSLQRVFTDLKNMDATWLDSLLTPVRLPSIQAIPCAP, encoded by the exons ATGCCCATCACTCGGATGCGCATGAGACCCTGGCTAGAGATGCAGATTAATTCCAACCAAATCCCGGGGCTCATCTGGATTAATAAA GAGGAGATGATCTTCCAGATCCCATGGAAGCATGCTGCCAAGCATGGCTGGGACATCAACAAGGATGCCTGTTTGTTCCGGAGCTGGGCCATTCACACAG GCCGCTACAAAGCAGGGGAAAAGGAGCCAGATCCCAAGACGTGGAAGGCCAACTTTCGCTGTGCCATGAACTCCCTGCCAGATATCGAGGAGGTGAAAGACCAGAGCAGGAACAAGGGCAGCTCAGCTGTGCGAGTGTACCGGATGCTTCCACCTCTCACCAAGAACCAGAGAAAAG AAAGAAAGTCGAAGTCCAGCCGAGATGCTAAGAGCAAGGCCAAGAGGAAG TCATGTGGGGATTCCAGCCCTGATACCTTCTCTGATGGACTCAGCAGCTCCACTCTGCCTGATGACCACAGCAGCTACACAGTTCCAGGCTACATGCAGGACTTGGAGGTGGAGCGGGCCCTGACTCCAG CACTGTCGCCGTGTGCTGTCAGCAGCACTCTCCCCGACTGGCACATCCCAGTGGAAGTTGTGCCGGACAGCACCAGTGATCTGTACAACTTCCAGGTGTCACCCATGCCCTCCACCTCTGAAG CTACAACAGATGAGGATGAGGAAGGGAAATTACCTGAGGACATCATGAAG CTCTTGGAGCAGTCGGAGTGGCAGCCAACAAACGTGGATGGGAAGGGGTACCTACTCAATGAACCTGGAGTCCAGCCCACCTCTGTCTATGGAGACTTTAGCTGTAAGGAGGAGCCAGAAATTGACAGCCCAGGGG GGGATATTGGGCTGAGTCTACAGCGTGTCTTCACAGATCTGAAGAACATGGATGCCACCTGGCTGGACAGCCTGCTGACCCCAGTCCGGTTGCCCTCCATCCAGGCCATTCCCTGTGCACCGTAG